In one window of Cryptococcus neoformans var. neoformans B-3501A chromosome 11, whole genome shotgun sequence DNA:
- a CDS encoding hypothetical protein (Match to ESTs gb|CF192281.1|CF192281, gb|CF190903.1|CF190903, gb|CF184588.1|CF184588; HMMPfam hit to ABC_tran, ABC transporter, score: 116.9, E(): 4.8e-32) has translation MPRPFLTIKDLTINRDSGSPILDNLSLDVSEGEVLVIRGPSGSGKSTLLKCMAELNLYQSGAIELHGQSSQEMGVPNWRVKVQYVPQRPSILPGTPYDLLETIKKFSARKASQEAKENGTGDRIDPMDLAADWGIEKTMWRRNWDTLSGGEAQRLALALAVGIGGAEVLLLDEPTSALDEESSKRVERSLVNLLDNQSSRGRDTGLKALVWITHSAEQAERVATRTFDVQLRR, from the exons ATGCCTCGACCCTTCTTGACAATCAAGGATCTTACAATAAATCGAGACTCCGGCTCGCCCATCCTCGACAATCTCTCCTTGGATGTGTCCGAGGGTGAAGTCCTTGTCATCCGAGGTCCCTCTGGGTCAGGTAAATCGACACTGCTCAAATGCATGGCCGAATTGAACCTTTACCAATCCGGTGCCATCGAATTGCACGGCCAGTCTTCCCAAGAAATGGGTGTTCCCAACTGGCGAGTAAAGGTTCAGTATGTCCCGCAAAGACCGAGCATCTTGCCTGGCACTCCTTACGACCTACTGGAAACAATCAAAAAGTTCTCTGCTAGAAAGGCTAGTCAAGAGGCCAAGGAGAACGGAACGGGAGACAGGATTGATCCTATGGATCTTGCGGCAGATTGGGGAATTGAAAAAACCatgtggagaaggaacTGGGATACACtgagtggaggagaagcTCAGCGATTAGCTTTGGCGCTGGCTGTTGGCATTGGAGGCGCAGAGGTATTACTTTTGGACG AACCTACGTCGGCgttggatgaagagtcATCGAAACGTGTTGAGCGAAGCTTGGTCAACTTGTTAGATAATCAATCATCT CGCGGCAGGGACACGGGGCTCAAGGCGCTTGTATGGATCACACATTCCGCTGAGCAAGCTGAAAGGGTGGCTACAAGAACATTTGACGTTCAGCTGCGGAGATAG
- a CDS encoding hypothetical protein (Match to ESTs gb|CF189094.1|CF189094, gb|CF189095.1|CF189095), giving the protein MAPLHPEITYAERSSASEPEKNIIYFTINAPDIQDEYKLDVKPTEISFRAKAGDASNGIPEKEYSFDLQLWGEVIPEETKKVVTSRAIVLVLRKKEAQAEYWPRLTKEKPNRNWVKTDFSKWVDEDEQEGTEDLSAGMEGMEGMGGMGGMPGMGGMGGMPGMGGMGGMPGMGGGMEGMDFSKLMEQMGGMGAMGDMGGAGSGPNFGDDEEEGSGEEDEVKPAEDKSNNASLDDVE; this is encoded by the exons AACATCATCTACTTCACTATCAATGCCCCTGACATCCAAGATGAATACAAATTGGACGTCAAACCCACTGAGATCTCTTTCAGGGCTAAGGCTGGCGA TGCCTCCAATGGTATCCCCGAGAAGGAGTACTCTTTCGACCTTCAATTGTGGGGTGAGGTCATTCCCGAG GAAACCAAGAAGGTCGTCACTTCCCGAGCTATCGTCCTTGTCCtcaggaagaaggaagctcAGGCGGAGTATTGGCCCCGATTGACCAAGGAGAAGCCCAACAGGAACTGGGTCAAGACCGATTTCTCCAAG TGGgtcgacgaggacgagcaAGAAGGTACTGAGGA CCTGAGCGCCGGTATGGAAGGTATGGAAGGTATGGGCGGTATGGGTGGTATGCCCGGCATGGGTGGTATGGGTGGTATGCCCGGCATGGGTGGTATGGGTGGTATGCCTGGCATGGGGGGCGGTATGGAAGGAATGGATTTC TCCAAGCTTATGGAACAGATGGGCGGCATGGGTGCTATGGGCGACATGGGCGGTGCTGGCTCCGGTCCTAACTTcggtgatgatgaggaagaaggctctggtgaggaggatgaggtcaAGCCTGCTGAGGACAAGTCCAACAATGCCAGC CTTGACGATGTCGAGTAA